In Mus caroli chromosome 16, CAROLI_EIJ_v1.1, whole genome shotgun sequence, the sequence NNNNNNNNNNNNNNNNNNNNNNNNNNNNNNNNNNNNNNNNNNNNNNNNNNNNNNNNNNNNNNNNNNNNNNNNNNNNNNNNNNNNNNNNNNNNNNNNNNNNNNNNNNNNNNNNNNNNNNNNNNNNNNNNNNNNNNNNNNNNNNNNNNNNNNNNNNNNNNNNNNNNNNNNNNNNNNNNNNNNNNNNNNNNNNNNNNNNNNNNNNNNNNNNNNNNNNNNNNNNNNNNNNNNNNNNNNNNNNNNNNNNNNNNNNNNNNNNNNNNNNNNNNNNNNNNNNNNNNNNNNNNNNNNNNNNNNNNNNNNNNNNNNNNNNNNNNNNNNNNNNNNNNNNNNNNNNNNNNNNNNNNNNNNNNNNNNNNNNNNNNNNNNNNNNNNNNNNNNNNNNNNNNNNNNNNNNNNNNNNNNNNNNNNNNNNNNNNNNNNNNNNNNNNNNNNNNNNNNNNNNNNNNNNNNNNNNNNNNNNNNNNNNNNNNNNNNNNNNNNNNNNNNNNNNNNNNNNNNNNNNNNNNNNNNNNNNNNNNNNNNNNNNNNNNNNNNNNNNNNNNNNNNNNNNNNNNNNNNNNNNNNNNNNNNNNNNNNNNNNNNNNNNNNNNNNNNNNNNNNNNNNNNNNNNNNNNNNNNNNNNNNNNNNNNNNNNNNNNNNNNNNNNNNNNNNNNNNNNNNNNNNNNNNNNNNNNNNNNNNNNNNNNNNNNNNNNNNNNNNNNNNNNNNNNNNNNNNNNNNNNNNNNNNNNNNNNNNNNNNNNNNNNNNNNNNNNNNNNNNNNNNNNNNNNNNNNNNNNNNNNNNNNNNNNNNNNNNNNNNNNNNNNNNNNNNNNNNNNNNNNNNNNNNNNNNNNNNNNNNNNNNNNNNNNNNNNNNNNNNNNNNNNNNNNNNNNNNNNNNNNNNNNNNNNNNNNNNNNNNNNNNNNNNNNNNNNNNNNNNNNNNNNNNNNNNNNNNNNNNNNNNNNNNNNNNNNNNNNNNNNNNNNNNNNNNNNNNNNNNNNNNNNNNNNNNNNNNNNNNNNNNNNNNNNNNNNNNNNNNNNNNNNNNNNNNNNNNNNNNNNNNNNNNNNNNNNNNNNNNNNNNNNNNNNNNNNNNNNNNNNNNNNNNNNNNNNNNNNNNNNNNNNNNNNNNNNNNNNNNNNNNNNNNNNNNNNNNNNNNNNNNNNNNNNNNNNNNNNNNNNNNNNNNNNNNNNNNNNNNNNNNNNNNNNNNNNNNNNNNNNNNNNNNNNNNNNNNNNNNNNNNNNNNNNNNNNNNNNNNNNNNNNNNNNNNNNNNNNNNNNNNNNNNNNNNNNNNNNNNNNNNNNNNNNNNNNNNNNNNNNNNNNNNNNNNNNNNNNNNNNNNNNNNNNNNNNNNNNNNNNNNNNNNNNNNNNNNNNNNNNNNNNNNNNNNNNNNNNNNNNNNNNNNNNNNNNNNNNNNNNNNNNNNNNNNNNNNNNNNNNNNNNNNNNNNNNNNNNNNNNNNNNNNNNNNNNNNNNNNNNNNNNNNNNNNNNNNNNNNNNNNNNNNNNNNNNNNNNNNNNNNNNNNNNNNNNNNNNNNNNNNNNNNNNNNNNNNNNNNNNNNNNNNNNNNNNNNNNNNNNNNNNNNNNNNNNNNNNNNNNNNNNNNNNNNNNNNNNNNNNNNNNNNNNNNNNNNNNNNNNNNNNNNNNNNNNNNNNNNNNNNNNNNNNNNNNNNNNNNNNNNNNNNNNNNNNNNNNNNNNNNNNNNNNNNNNNNNNNNNNNNNNNNNNNNNNNNNNNNNNNNNNNNNNNNNNNNNNNNNNNNNNNNNNNNNNNNNNNNNNNNNNNNNNNNNNNNNNNNNNNNNNNNNNNNNNNNNNNNNNNNNNNNNNNNNNNNNNNNNNNNNNNNNNNNNNNNNNNNNNNNNNNNNNNNNNNNNTTCTGTTTCTATAGTTTTTGGACAATggctctgtttcttcatctgcgGGAAGTGTTCATTATTGGTCCAAATAACTTTGCTTAGGGGATTAGATCTGGAGAATGGAGTTTAATGAAGTCAGCTTATGTGGTATGTCTACAGTGGACCTGACAAGGGGCTTGAAGAAGTAAGGCATGGCTACTGTAAACTATTTGGCAAAATAAAGTTACTCATGAATGGGAAACAACTGATTAGTATCTTACAAATGTAATTTTGAAGATGTTGGCATATCAGTGATGAGAAAAGTTTGAATTCCTGCTTACAATCATTTACATATTTAAGCACtcgtatttaaatattttgtagggTCAAGTTGTGCTGATAAGATTCAAACAACACAGAACAACAGTCCAGGTCCTGTGACAGTAGGTAATATTCTTGCTTATCTTGTGGGAATGGAGAGTTGACCTTGCTTAGAAACAGTAACTAATGCCTTGGCTGCTGGACAGATTTAGGATGAGTAGCAGAGTCTAGTGATGTAGTGTTATGGTGTGAGGGACCCTGAACCCTTGCCTCTAAACCTTTACCACCTCAGAGTGAGTGATGAAAAGACTGTGGTAGGTCTGTGTTAAGAATTTCTTTCTTGGATTAGTTGAGCTTTATTTAGATTTGACttgtgaggacttgagttcccCAAAGAGACAAGTGATATTGAAATCGGGAAGTAGAGATGTTAATGCAGTGTTTATCATAAGCATGGTTTATTCCCATCAAGTTCTGTTCCTGTTAAAGCGATGACATGGCTGACTTTTGTCACAAGTGATTGTGACAGGTAATTTTGTTGAGGATTCACCACACAGCAAACTTGTATCCATCATGGATGATTTACGTCAGTGTACAAGCAATGTGAGGATTTATGGTGCAAGATGTGCGTAGCCCATATGCTCGAACCTTTACTTTAGAAGATGAATAACATATTTAATTCTGATAGTttgaagatacagaaacaaagaaatgtgagGCAAATCTACTATTGCTGTAATACTTCCATTAGTCAGGCATTGTTCTAGTGTAACTTCATATAAGTTACTGTGGATAGACCTAACTCACAAGGTTACTTTTTCTCTTtcgttttctctgtgtatccagtTAACACGACAGTGTCTGTACAGATGGGTTCAAAGGCTCTGCTCTGCTGCTTTTCTACTTCACCGACAAAAGCAGTATTAATCACATGGATAATAAAGCACAGAGACCTGCCTTCCTGCACAATGCTATACAAAGTAGATACAAAGACCAATGAAACCAACTGCTTGGGCAGGAACATCACCTGGGCCTCCACACCTGACCACAGTCCTGAACTTCAGATCAGTGCAGTGGCCCTCCAGCATGAGGGGAATTACTTCTGTGAGATGGTAACACCTGAAGGGAATTTTGAAAGAGTCTATGACCTTCAAGTGCTGGGTAAGTGACAGTGTCACATATGTTGCTATTTCAGGTCACCAGTTTTAGTTAGAAAAAATGTCCTTGTGATTGTGACAAGACTGaatctttatttcctttccatctctccagtgccccccGAGGTAACCTACTTTCCAGGGAAAAACAGATCTGCAGTTTGTGAGGCAATGGCAGGCAAGCCTGCTGCACAGATCTCTTGGACTCCAGATGGGGACTGTGTCACTAAGAGTGAATCACACAGCAATGGCACCGTGACTGTCAGGAGCACGTGCCACTGGGAGCAGAACAATGTGTCTGTTGTGTCCTGTGTTGTCTCTCATTTGACTGGTAACCGGACTCTGTCCATAGAACTGAGTAGAGGTGGTGagtacctttttattttttgcctttaatatgtatgtatgtatgtatgtatgtatgtatgtatgtatgtatgtatgtatgtatatgtatgtatgtgtgtatatatttatgtttgtgcatgtgccaTAGTAAGTTTGTAGGGGCCAGAGAACAACATGTCGTTCTACCATGTGGGATAGAAATTTGGTCCACAGGTTTGGCAGCATGTGTtttcacctgctgagctatcCACAGCCCTATCTAcctggttttcctttctttttctttttctctgttttttctcttccactctttatctttttcttcttctgagataAGATCTCTCTTTGCAGCCTTGACTTAATGATCTGCCTTTATCTGCTGCCTGAATGGTTGGATTCCAGGGCAGTTGTTCCTTCCTTGAGAGGGAACtggtatttaatttttcttcagtagTAGATAATGAATAACTCAAAACAGGGAAGACAATTTGAGCAGCTTATTTGGATATTGTTCTAAAGCTAGGAAATCCACTGCTGTGCCTGGAAGTCTTTTCTAACTTCATATCAAGGGAAAAGAACTGCCAGTACTAAGTAGTTCTAATCTTTACTTCCCTAAATGCCCCTTTTAAAGGACCaccatgaaatattttcatacttCAGTGATGTGTAGACTTTAAGTCTCAGATTATTGATACAACACATCAATACATTTATATGTCTTATGCTTATtgagttgacaaccaagagtgTTGATTCTtctcttcctgattttcttgcAGTTCTTCAAAGTGAGCACCAGGTTTGCCTGCTCATGCCATCTTGTCTCTGAAGCAGATATTTATTGGAAATTATTTACGTATTTGAAGCTCAAGATACAATGATAAAAATTGATATATTGTCTCTATACATAGATAGTCTGGGCTGTCTTACAACTTGGAAATAGGTTCTGATTATCATAGATCTGATATCCATATTTCCCTTTTAATGTTCCAAAGAGGATTCAGGTTAATTCATTCTCAGATGTCTTTTCAAGTTGCTCCTTTCCTCCAAAAAGTCCTCTTCCACTAACCTGTTTCATCCTGTAGGCCACCATGCACTATCCTAAACCCACTTCTCCTTGACTCACAGGTAGTGTTGAGTAACCATTCTGATTCTTCAGATGTTTTAGAGCATTTCATCCTCACTTAGCACCATTTGATGGCTTGCAAATCATTTAAAACCACCCTGACAACCAAACGTCACTggacagggcatcagatccaatttcAAGTTGTTCTATGCAGGCAAAACTGCAAAATCAGAATGATACCAGTACAGATACAGACAATATCAATCAATGCAACAGGATTGAGGGCCCAGATAAAAGTCCATGTACCTGTAGCCACCCAATTTTTCattatattctgaaaatattcaCTGAAGAATACATAGCATCTGAAAAGATAGTGTTGGGAAACTAGATATTAACATGTAGGAGAATGA encodes:
- the LOC110311921 gene encoding cell surface glycoprotein CD200 receptor 5-like, which translates into the protein MEFNEVSLCGSSCADKIQTTQNNSPGPVTVVNTTVSVQMGSKALLCCFSTSPTKAVLITWIIKHRDLPSCTMLYKVDTKTNETNCLGRNITWASTPDHSPELQISAVALQHEGNYFCEMVTPEGNFERVYDLQVLVPPEVTYFPGKNRSAVCEAMAGKPAAQISWTPDGDCVTKSESHSNGTVTVRSTCHWEQNNVSVVSCVVSHLTGNRTLSIELSRGGSTATTASLLTILYVKMVLLGIILLHVGFVFFQKRNFTRT